The following are encoded together in the Perca fluviatilis chromosome 23, GENO_Pfluv_1.0, whole genome shotgun sequence genome:
- the LOC120553760 gene encoding E3 ubiquitin-protein ligase TRIM39-like produces MATASCLLSEEKFLCSVCLDVFTEPVSTPCGHNFCSACIHTYWDGCDIYQCPLCKTPFSPRPELQVNTVMSELAAEFKTLVRIKASTPDPHLPGSADVLCDICSEMKLNAVKSCQTCLVSFCEMHLEPHHRVAALKGHTLLDPVKNLDDRMCKTHNKTTELYCRTEQACICVSCFKTDHKSHNVVPLEEEYEAMMARKDETMANIQQTIQSRSKKIAEIENSVDVSQREAEKEKETSEQVFTDLIRSLQRSQAELAEVIEERYRATKQKAEGFLTELRMEIAELESRSTQLEQLSRSEDHHHFLQSFPTLCSPLNKDWAKIGVHSDLSFKAVKGAMTQLKQKVDEIMEELPEIKMKKMREHAVDLTFDPDTAFCSLVISQDGKQVKDVDTEQNLPDSPKRFKVFSDILAKEGFTTGKFYYEVQVKGNTDWILGVVKESVDRKEEIALSVKNGYWTIGLDDSIYYAYTKASVKITLKEKLEKVGVFVDYIKGVVSFYNVNSKSNIYSFTGCHFTEKLYPYFCTQGNTNGTNSAPIIITPVPQTH; encoded by the coding sequence ATGGCGACTGCCAGCTGTCTGCTGTCAGAGGAGAAGTTCctgtgttctgtctgtctggatgtgttcactgaGCCAGTCTCAACGCCCTGTGGACACAATTTCTGTAGTGCATGTATTCATACGTATTGGGACGGGTGTGACATTTACCAGTGTCCTTTATGCAAAACGCCATTTTCTCCAAGACCTGAACTCCAAGTCAACACTGTCATGTCTGAGTTAGCTGCTGAGTTTAAGACATTAGTTCGAATCAAAGCCTCAACTCCAGACCCACATCTCCCTGGATCAGCAGACGTTCTTTGTGACATCTGCTCTGAGATGAAGCTAAATGCTGTTAAATCTTGCCAGACGTGTCTAGTGTCTTTCTGTGAAATGCACCTTGAGCCACATCATAGAGTTGCTGCTCTCAAGGGCCACACATTATTAGACCCTGTGAAGAATCTTGATGACAGAATGTGCAAGACGCACAACAAGACAACAGAACTGTACTGCAGGACTGAGCAggcctgtatctgtgtctcgtGTTTCAAAACCGATCACAAGAGTCACAACGTTGTCCCACTTGAGGAAGAATATGAAGCAATGATGGCAAGAAAAGATGAGACCATGGCAAATATCCAACAGACCATACAATCACGGTCCAAGAAAATAGCTGAGATTGAAAACTCTGTTGACGTCAGCCAAAGAGAagctgagaaagagaaagaaaccagTGAGCAGGTCTTCACTGACTTGATCCGCTCCCTCCAGAGAAGCCAGGCCGAGCTTGCTGAGGTGATTGAGGAGAGGTACAGAGCAACAAAGCAAAAGGCTGAAGGTTTTCTCACAGAACTGAGGATGGAGATCGCTGAGCTCGAGAGCAGAAGCACCCAGCTGGAGCAGCTGTCACGTTCTGAGGATCACCACCATTTTCTCCAGAGCTTCCCAACCTTGTGCTCCCCTTTAAACAAGGACTGGGCCAAGATTGGTGTTCACAGCGATCTGTCTTTCAAGGCAGTGAAAGGAGCTATGACGCAGCTGAAACAGAAAGTTGATGAAATAATGGAAGAGCTTCCTgagatcaaaatgaaaaaaatgagagAACATGCAGTGgacttgacctttgaccctgacACAGCATTTTGCTCACTTGTCATAAGCCAGGATGGAAAACAGGTGAAAGATGTAGACACGGAACAGAATCTTCCCGACAGCCCAAAGAGATTTAAAGTGTTTTCAGATATTTTGGCAAAGGAGGGATTCACAACAGGGAAGTTTTACTATGAAGTGCAAGTGAAAGGAAATACTGACTGGATTCTTGGAGTGGTCAAAGAGTCTGTTGATAGAAAGGAGGAAATAGCTCTGTCAGTTAAAAATGGTTACTGGACCATTGGGCTTGATGACAGTATATATTATGCATACACAAAAGCAAGTGTTAAAATCACACTAAAAGAAAAGCTTGAGAAGGTGGGCGTCTTTGTGGACTATATTAAGGGAGTGGTTTCTTTCTACAATGTGAATTCTAAATCAAATATCTATTCTTTCACTGGCTGCCACTTTACAGAGAAACTGTATCCATACTTCTGCACTCAAGGCAACACAAATGGAACAAACTCTGCCCCGATCATCATAACCCCTGTTCCTCAAACACACTGA
- the LOC120553761 gene encoding E3 ubiquitin-protein ligase TRIM39-like, protein MATASCLLSEEKFLCSVCLDVFTEPVSTPCGHNFCSACIHTYWDGCDIYQCPLCKTPFSPRPELQVNTVMSELAAEFKTLVRIKASTPDPHLPGSADVLCDICSEMKLNAVKSCQTCLVSFCEMHLEPHHRVAALKGHTLLDPVKNLDDRMCKTHNKTTELYCRTEQACICVSCFKTDHKSHNVVPLEEEYEAMMARKDETMANIQQTIQSRSKKIAEIENSVDVSQREAEKEKETSEQVFTDLIRSLQRSQAELAEVIEERYRATKQKAEGFLTELRMEIAELESRSTQLEQLSRSEDHHHFLQSFPTLCSPLNKDWAKIGVHSDLSFKAVRGAVTQLKQKVDEIMEELPEIKMKKMREHAVDLTFDPDTAFCSLVISQDGKQVKDVDTEQNLPDSPKRFKVYPDVLAKEGFTTGKFYYEVQVKGKTDWILGVVKESVDRKENIAVSVKNGYWTIGLDDSIYYAYTKPSVKITLKEKLEKVGVFVDYIKGVVSFYDVNSKSNIYYFTGCHFTEKLYPYFCTQGNTNGTNSAPIIITPVPQTH, encoded by the exons ATGGCGACTGCCAGCTGTCTGCTGTCAGAGGAAAAGTTCctgtgttctgtctgtctggatgtgttcactgaGCCAGTCTCAACGCCCTGTGGACACAATTTCTGTAGTGCATGTATTCATACGTATTGGGACGGGTGTGACATTTACCAGTGTCCTTTATGCAAAACGCCATTTTCTCCAAGACCTGAACTCCAAGTCAACACTGTCATGTCTGAGTTAGCTGCTGAGTTTAAGACATTAGTTCGAATCAAAGCCTCAACTCCAGACCCACATCTCCCTGGATCAGCAGACGTTCTTTGTGA CATCTGCTCTGAGATGAAGCTAAATGCTGTTAAATCTTGCCAGACGTGTCTAGTGTCTTTCTGTGAAATGCACCTTGAGCCACATCATAGAGTTGCTGCTCTCAAGGGCCACACATTATTAGACCCTGTGAAGAATCTTGATGACAGAATGTGCAAGACGCACAACAAGACAACAGAACTGTACTGCAGGACTGAGCAggcctgtatctgtgtctcgtGTTTCAAAACCGATCACAAGAGTCACAACGTTGTCCCACTTGAGGAAGAATATGAAGCAATGATGGCAAGAAAAGATGAGACCATGGCAAATATCCAACAGACCATACAATCACGGTCCAAGAAAATAGCTGAGATTGAAAATTCTGTTGACGTCAGCCAAAGAGAagctgagaaagagaaagaaaccagTGAGCAGGTCTTCACTGACTTGATCCGCTCCCTCCAGAGAAGCCAGGCCGAGCTTGCTGAGGTGATTGAGGAGAGGTACAGAGCAACAAAGCAAAAGGCTGAAGGTTTTCTCACAGAACTGAGGATGGAGATCGCTGAGCTCGAGAGCAGAAGCACCCAGCTGGAGCAGCTGTCACGTTCTGAGGATCACCACCATTTTCTCCAGAGCTTCCCAACCTTGTGCTCCCCTTTAAACAAGGACTGGGCCAAGATTGGTGTTCACAGCGATCTGTCTTTCAAGGCAGTGAGAGGAGCTGTGACGCAGCTGAAACAGAAAGTTGATGAAATAATGGAAGAGCTTCCTgagatcaaaatgaaaaaaatgagagAACATGCAGTGgacttgacctttgaccctgacACAGCATTTTGCTCACTTGTCATAAGCCAGGATGGAAAACAGGTGAAAGATGTAGACACGGAACAGAATCTTCCCGACAGCCCAAAGAGATTTAAAGTGTATCCAGATGTTTTGGCAAAGGAGGGATTCACAACAGGGAAGTTTTACTATGAAGTGCAAGTGAAAGGAAAAACTGACTGGATTCTTGGAGTGGTCAAAGAGTCTGTTGATAGAAAGGAGAACATAGCTGTGTCAGTTAAAAATGGTTACTGGACCATTGGGCTTGATGACAGTATATATTATGCATACACAAAACCAAGTGTTAAAATCACACTAAAAGAAAAGCTTGAGAAGGTGGGCGTCTTTGTGGACTATATTAAGGGAGTGGTTTCGTTCTACGATGTGAATTCTAAATCAAATATCTATTATTTCACTGGCTGCCACTTTACAGAGAAACTGTATCCATACTTCTGCACTCAAGGCAACACAAATGGAACAAACTCTGCCCCGATCATCATAACCCCTGTTCCTCAAACACACTGA